In the genome of Falsirhodobacter halotolerans, one region contains:
- a CDS encoding M3 family oligoendopeptidase has product MTLPLPRPVFDANTRGGGMGQLPEWNLTDLYPAPDAAEVREDLDRLQAECVAFADRYRGKLADLDAAGLLTCVRAYEEIDITAGRLMSYAGLRYYQNTMDSERAKFMADIQDRITNDTSALVFFSLEFNRLDDAHLDGLLAANADLARYRPVFERMRAMRPHQLSDEMETFLHDQSTVGAAAWNRLFDETTAGMMFTVDGEELNLESTLNLLTDTDRAKREAAARALASVFDKNVKLFARIHNTLAKEKEIEDRWRKMPTPQTGRHLSNHVEPEVVEALRDAVVAAYPRLSHRYYRLKAKWLGLETLQVWDRNAPLPTETPRTIPWDEARATVSEAYAAFDPRMAELARPFFTDGWIDAGVKAGKAPGAFAHPTVSTVHPYVMLNYLGKPRDVMTLAHELGHGVHQRLAADQGELLSSTPLTLAETASVFGEMLTFRKLLDAAKTKAERKTLLAGKVEDMINTVVRQIAFYDFECKLHAARAEGELTPDDINALWMSVQAESLGDAFEFMEGYETFWSYVPHFVHSPFYVYAYAFGDGLVNALYAVYAEGEPGFQDKYFEMLKAGGSKHHKELLAPFGLDLSDPAFWDKGLSMITGMIDELEAMEE; this is encoded by the coding sequence ATGACATTGCCCCTGCCCCGCCCCGTTTTCGATGCCAACACACGCGGCGGGGGCATGGGGCAGTTGCCGGAATGGAACCTGACCGACCTCTATCCCGCCCCCGACGCGGCAGAGGTGCGCGAGGATCTGGACCGGCTTCAGGCCGAATGCGTGGCCTTTGCCGACCGCTATCGCGGCAAGCTGGCGGATCTGGACGCGGCGGGCCTTCTGACCTGCGTCCGGGCCTATGAGGAGATCGACATCACCGCCGGTCGTCTCATGTCCTATGCCGGTCTGCGCTATTACCAGAACACCATGGACAGCGAACGCGCGAAGTTCATGGCCGACATTCAGGACCGGATCACCAACGACACCAGCGCGCTCGTGTTCTTCAGTCTGGAATTCAACCGTCTGGACGACGCGCATCTGGACGGGCTGCTGGCGGCGAATGCCGACCTTGCCCGCTATCGTCCGGTGTTCGAACGGATGCGCGCCATGCGCCCGCATCAGCTGTCGGACGAGATGGAGACGTTCCTGCACGACCAGTCCACCGTGGGCGCCGCCGCGTGGAACCGTCTGTTTGATGAAACCACCGCCGGCATGATGTTCACCGTCGATGGGGAGGAGCTGAACCTCGAATCCACCCTCAACCTTCTGACCGACACCGATCGCGCCAAGCGCGAGGCCGCCGCGCGGGCGCTGGCTTCGGTGTTCGACAAGAACGTCAAGCTGTTCGCCCGCATCCACAACACGCTGGCGAAGGAAAAGGAAATCGAGGACCGCTGGCGCAAGATGCCGACGCCCCAGACCGGCCGCCACCTGTCCAACCATGTGGAGCCGGAGGTGGTGGAGGCGCTGCGCGATGCTGTCGTCGCCGCCTATCCGCGCCTGTCGCACCGCTATTACCGGCTGAAGGCGAAATGGCTGGGGTTGGAGACGCTTCAGGTCTGGGACCGCAACGCGCCGCTGCCGACCGAGACCCCGCGCACGATCCCGTGGGACGAGGCGCGAGCGACCGTGAGCGAGGCCTATGCCGCCTTCGATCCGCGCATGGCCGAACTGGCGCGGCCCTTCTTCACCGATGGCTGGATCGATGCGGGCGTGAAGGCCGGAAAGGCCCCCGGTGCCTTTGCCCATCCCACCGTCTCCACGGTGCACCCCTATGTGATGCTCAACTACCTTGGCAAACCCCGCGACGTGATGACGCTGGCGCATGAATTGGGCCACGGCGTTCACCAGCGTCTGGCGGCGGATCAGGGGGAACTTCTGTCCTCCACCCCGCTGACGTTGGCGGAAACCGCAAGCGTGTTCGGCGAGATGCTGACCTTCCGCAAGCTGCTGGATGCCGCCAAGACCAAGGCCGAGCGCAAGACCCTGCTGGCGGGCAAGGTGGAGGACATGATCAACACGGTCGTCCGCCAGATCGCCTTCTATGATTTCGAATGCAAGCTGCACGCCGCGCGGGCGGAAGGCGAATTGACGCCCGACGACATCAACGCCCTGTGGATGTCCGTGCAGGCGGAATCCCTGGGCGACGCGTTCGAGTTCATGGAGGGGTATGAGACCTTCTGGTCCTATGTCCCCCATTTCGTGCATTCGCCCTTCTACGTCTATGCCTATGCCTTCGGCGACGGGTTGGTGAACGCGCTCTATGCCGTCTATGCCGAGGGCGAGCCGGGCTTTCAGGACAAATATTTCGAGATGCTGAAGGCGGGTGGGTCGAAGCACCACAAGGAGTTGCTGGCCCCCTTCGGCCTCGATCTGTCCGACCCCGCCTTCTGGGACAAGGGTCTGTCGATGATCACCGGAATGATCGACGAACTGGAAGCGATGGAAGAATGA
- the rpoH gene encoding RNA polymerase sigma factor RpoH, with product MASYTNLPAPSPEQGLNRYMQEIRKFPLLEPEEEYMLAKRWVDHEDSGAAHRLVTSHLRLAAKIAMGYRGYGLPQAEVISEANVGLMQAVKRFDPEKGFRLATYAMWWIRASIQEYILRSWSLVKLGTTSAQKKLFFNLRKAKAKVGALEEGDLRPENVARIATDLNVTEAEVISMNRRLAGSDASLNATVGSEDGGAQWQDWLEDEDSDQAADYAERDELETRRELLTEAMDVLNDREKDILVQRRLSDDPVTLEDLSDVYGVSRERIRQIEVRAFEKLQNKMRDLARGKGMAIPA from the coding sequence ATGGCAAGCTATACCAACCTTCCGGCCCCGAGCCCCGAACAGGGCCTGAACCGCTATATGCAGGAAATCCGCAAGTTTCCCCTGCTGGAGCCGGAAGAGGAATACATGCTGGCCAAGCGGTGGGTCGACCACGAGGATTCGGGCGCGGCGCACCGGCTGGTCACCAGCCACCTGCGGTTGGCCGCCAAGATCGCCATGGGCTATCGCGGCTACGGTCTGCCGCAGGCGGAGGTGATCTCGGAGGCGAATGTGGGCCTGATGCAGGCGGTCAAACGCTTCGATCCCGAAAAGGGTTTCCGTCTGGCGACCTATGCCATGTGGTGGATCCGCGCCTCGATCCAGGAATACATCCTGCGGTCGTGGAGTCTTGTGAAACTGGGCACCACCAGCGCCCAGAAGAAGCTGTTCTTCAATCTGCGCAAGGCCAAGGCCAAGGTCGGCGCGCTGGAGGAGGGCGACCTGCGCCCCGAGAACGTCGCCCGCATCGCCACCGACCTGAACGTGACCGAGGCCGAGGTCATCAGCATGAACCGCCGTCTGGCCGGGTCGGACGCCTCGCTGAACGCGACGGTGGGGTCGGAAGACGGTGGCGCGCAGTGGCAGGACTGGCTGGAGGACGAGGACAGCGATCAGGCCGCCGATTATGCCGAGCGGGACGAGCTGGAAACCCGCCGCGAACTGCTGACGGAAGCGATGGACGTGCTGAACGACCGTGAAAAGGACATTCTGGTCCAGCGCCGTCTGTCGGACGATCCGGTGACGCTGGAAGACCTGTCCGACGTCTATGGCGTCAGCCGTGAGCGTATCCGCCAGATCGAGGTGCGGGCGTTCGAAAAGCTGCAGAACAAGATGCGCGATCTGGCGCGCGGCAAGGGGATGGCGATCCCCGCCTGA
- a CDS encoding RluA family pseudouridine synthase translates to MGILPAGQLRVTIGEDPPDRLDKALQREVPEEAALSRSRLARMIAAGDVMRDGIPVTSAKAPVAEGEVYVLTLAPPEAVDTVAEAIPLTVVHEDDDLIVVDKPVGMVVHPAPGSPSGTLVNALLAHCGATLSGIGGERRPGIVHRIDKDTSGLLVVAKSDRAHHGLAAQFEAHTVTRRYLALIHGVPDAADPRLRGLQGISFEPGRIVRIATHLDRHRTDRQRQAVTFHGGRHAVTRARVIEDFGVAALVECWLETGRTHQIRVHMAYAGHGLLGDQTYGGKRKVAAKALGAAAAEAAATFPRQALHAATLGFVHPVTGEDLAFESAPPADMAALLETLRAGAEQG, encoded by the coding sequence CGGGTCACGATCGGTGAGGATCCGCCCGACCGTCTTGATAAGGCCCTTCAGCGCGAGGTGCCAGAGGAAGCGGCCCTGTCGCGGTCGCGTCTGGCGCGGATGATCGCCGCAGGCGACGTGATGCGCGACGGCATCCCCGTGACCAGCGCCAAGGCCCCCGTGGCCGAGGGGGAGGTCTATGTCCTGACCCTTGCCCCGCCCGAGGCCGTGGACACGGTGGCCGAGGCGATCCCGCTGACGGTGGTGCACGAGGATGACGATCTGATCGTGGTGGACAAGCCCGTGGGCATGGTCGTGCATCCGGCCCCCGGATCGCCTTCGGGCACGTTGGTGAACGCGCTGCTGGCCCATTGCGGCGCCACGCTGTCGGGCATCGGTGGCGAACGCCGTCCGGGCATCGTGCACCGCATCGACAAGGACACGTCGGGCCTGCTGGTCGTCGCGAAATCCGACCGCGCGCATCATGGCCTGGCCGCCCAGTTCGAGGCGCATACCGTCACACGCCGGTATCTTGCGCTGATCCACGGGGTGCCGGACGCGGCCGATCCGCGCCTGCGCGGGCTGCAGGGCATCAGCTTCGAGCCGGGGCGCATCGTCCGCATCGCCACCCATCTGGACCGCCACCGGACCGACCGCCAGCGTCAGGCGGTGACCTTCCACGGCGGGCGCCACGCCGTGACCCGCGCCCGCGTGATCGAGGATTTCGGCGTGGCCGCGTTGGTGGAATGCTGGTTGGAGACGGGACGCACGCACCAGATCCGCGTGCACATGGCCTATGCCGGGCACGGGTTGCTGGGCGACCAGACCTATGGCGGCAAGCGCAAGGTGGCCGCCAAGGCGCTGGGTGCCGCGGCCGCCGAGGCGGCGGCCACCTTCCCCCGTCAGGCGCTGCACGCGGCGACGCTGGGCTTCGTGCACCCGGTGACGGGAGAGGACCTGGCCTTCGAATCCGCCCCGCCTGCGGACATGGCGGCGCTGCTGGAGACGTTGCGTGCGGGGGCGGAACAGGGCTGA